From the genome of Cryptococcus depauperatus CBS 7841 chromosome 1, complete sequence, one region includes:
- a CDS encoding tRNA (5-methylaminomethyl-2-thiouridylate)-methyltransferase, giving the protein MEELGLKEGDFVTVGMSGGVDSATALCILKQFPIHLDVVFMRNWDPLLSESDLSEEDSGSQLARFHSSTSRKPNLSPCEWERDWNDVMKIAAHVGIPKSDVKLVDLSKEYWSRVFEPAIGVWGSGATPNPDISCNREIKFGALLDKLPKENRHFLATGHYGRILHSPGLSPRLLRAVDSSKDQTYYLSQISDYQLSRSILPLGGLLKTEVRQLAEYWNLPNAKKAESMGVCFIGERDNFGDFISQYTSLPETGYLVTLTGDRLGEHKGLWHYTIGQRARIANQHKPMFVAKKGVGQTGQDILVVPGSNHLYLCCQEIIVGNFFWIHGNFPHDLLDEQDEKVQVQVRHRMEPVHAQIRKGHNDKSVNIYFKEPLVSVSPGQFAAIWYDGWCLGSGAIQDTICPKEVSD; this is encoded by the exons ATGGAGGAACTTGGATTGAAAGAAGGTGATTTTG TAACTGTCGGCATGTCAGGTGGGGTTGATTCAGCCACAGCGCTGTGTATATTGAAACAATTC CCTATTCATCTCGATGTAGTATTTATGAGGAATTGGGATCCCCTTCTATCAGAGTCTGATCTCTCTGAGGAGGACTCTGGCTCACAACTGGCACGGTTTcattcatcaacatcaagaaaaCCAAATCTTTCGCCATGTGAATGGGAGCGAGATTGGAATGATGTAATGAAAATTGCTGCTCATGTTGGCATCCCAAAATCTGACGTAAAACTGGTTGACCTGTCAAAAGAATACTGGAGCAGAGTGTTTGAACCAGCTATAGGAGTATGGGGGAGTGGAGCGACGCCAAATCCGGATATCAGTTGCAACAG AGAAATAAAATTTGGTGCATTATTGGATAAGTTGCCAAAGGAAAACCGACATTTCCTTGCTACTGGGCATTATGGTCGAATATTGCATTCGCCAGGTCTATCCCCTCGACTACTCAGAGCAGTAGACAGCTCAAAAGATCAAACTTACTATCTATCACAGATATCTGACTACCAGCTATCTAGA TCTATTCTGCCTCTTGGAGGATTATTGAAAACTGAAGTCAGACAGCTGGCAGAGTACTGGAATTTGCCAAATGCAAAGAAAGCAGAATCTATGGGCGTGTGCTTCATTGGTGAAAGGGATAATTTTGGAGACTTCATCT CTCAATACACTTCCCTCCCCGAGACAGGCTACCTAGTCACTCTTACTGGTGATCGGCTAGGCGAGCATAAGGGGTTATGGCATTATACCATTGGACAAAGAGCAAGGATTGCTAATCAACACAAACCTATGTTCGTTGCCAAGAAGGGAGTAGGCCAGACTGGACAAGATATTCTTGTCGTACCAGGCTC GAACCACTTGTATCTATGTTGCCAAGAAATAATCGTTGGCAACTTTTTCTGGATTCATGGCAACTTTCCTCACGACTTGCTTGATGAACAAGACGAAAAGGTACAAGTCCAAGTAAGGCATCGTATGGAGCCAGTACATGCACAAatacgaaaaggtcataATGACAAAAG TGTCAACATATATTTCAAAGAGCCGCTTGTCAGTGTGAGTCCAGGACAGTTTGCAGCAATATGGTACGATGGTTGGTGTCTTGGAAGTGGAGCGATACAAGATACCATATGCCCAAAAGAAGTTTCAGATTGA
- a CDS encoding pre-mRNA-splicing factor CWC2, with protein MSSDTQVAPKRKLRPARKQVASDEVDKSQGYQAGREYNIWYNKWAGGDREDALASKVHSQTRCIIARDAGYTRADATGNKYCCLFFARGCCPYGHECQYLHRLPLPSHQLLDHSRDCFGREKHAEYRDDMGGVGTFNRQNRTLYIGKIAESPDKKQMTETMLRHFGEWGKIIKHNILFGRGVGFVTYETEQQASFAKEAMANQSMDGDEILNVRWATEDPNPGEKVAEQKRIEEMGQAAITSMLDEGLVEATQAVRALEEGDVEDLYPIFLPSPPAENGMDDMETAERPTKKAKGQGGLLGEEALDNIKFYAEVAKKQAEERIKARKVPAKQHGIALLGGYGSGDESS; from the exons atgtCCTCAGATACCCAAGTGGCaccaaaaagaaaattgagACCTGCCAGAAAGCAGGTTGCTTCAGACGAGGTTGACAAGTCCCAAGGCTAtcaagctggaagagagTATA ATATCTGGTATAACAAATGGGCGGGAGGAGACAGAGAAGATGCGCTTGCAAGCAAGGTTCACTCCCAGACGAGATGTATCATTGCTCGAGATGCGGGTTATACGAGGGCTGATGCCACTGGTAACAAATATTGCTGTCTATTCTTTGCTCGCGGATGTTGTCCTTATGG GCATGAATGCCAGTATCTCCatcgtcttcctcttccatctcatcaaCTTCTCGATCATTCCAGAGATTGTTTTGGACGTGAAAAGCACGCTGAATACCGAGACGATATGGGCGGCGTTGGTACTTTTAACAGACAAAACAGAACGCTCTATATTGGCAAAATTGCAGAAAGTCCGGACAAGAAGCAGATGACGGAAACTATGCTGAGACATTTTGGAGAATGGGGTAAAATCATCAAAC ACAACATTCTCTTTGGTAGAGGAGTTGGTTTTGTGACATATGAAACTGAACAACAAGCAAGTTTTGCGAAGGAGGCTATGGCAAATCAAAGCATGGACGGCGATGAGATCTTGAACGTTCG ATGGGCTACTGAAGATCCCAACCCAGGCGAGAAAGTCGCCGAACAAAAGCGTATTGAGGAAATGGGTCAAGCTGCTATCACCAGCATGCTTGATGAAGGCCTCGTTGAGGCCACACAGGCTGTTAGGGCTTtagaagaaggcgatgtAGAGGACTTGTATCCAATTTTTTTGCCATCTCCACCTGCTGAGAATGGCATGGACGATATGGAGACTGCTGAGAGACCAACAAAGAAGGCCAAAGGACAAGGAGGGCTTTTAGGGGAGGAAGCACTTGACAATATAAAATTTTATGCTGAGGTGGCAAAGAAACAGGCTGAAGAGAGAATAAAGGCAAGGAAGGTACCAGCCAAACAGCATGGCATTGCATTGTTGGGTGGGTATGGAAGTGGAGATGAGAGTAGTTGA